A single region of the Nicotiana sylvestris chromosome 6, ASM39365v2, whole genome shotgun sequence genome encodes:
- the LOC104236672 gene encoding AT-hook motif nuclear-localized protein 22-like: MDEEGEMGRRPRGRPAGSKNRPKPPIIINRDSANALRTHLMEIADGCDIMESVSNFSRRRQRGVCIMSGTGNVTNVNLKQPASPGEIATLHGRFEILSLSGSFLPPPAPSAASGLTIYLAGGQGQVVGGSVVGALMASGPVVIMAASFGNAAYERLPLEEDDQNPLPVAPGGSPGATGGHGQQQQLLADGSILHVMPPNLLNSIQLPPEGYWATGRPPF, from the coding sequence ATGGATGAAGAAGGAGAAATGGGAAGAAGGCCTAGAGGCAGGCCCGCTGGATCCAAGAACAGGCCCAAACCACCCATTATCATCAACAGAGACAGCGCCAATGCACTCCGAACACATCTCATGGAAATTGCAGACGGTTGTGATATAATGGAAAGCGTTTCCAATTTTTCCAGGAGAAGACAAAGAGGAGTTTGCATTATGAGTGGAACAGGCAATGTTACTAATGTAAACCTAAAACAACCGGCTTCACCAGGTGAAATTGCAACTCTACATGGGCGATTCGAGATCTTATCGTTGTCCGGATCATTTCTTCCACCACCAGCTCCTTCCGCAGCTTCTGGATTGACTATATATTTAGCCGGCGGGCAAGGACAAGTGGTGGGAGGTAGTGTGGTTGGCGCGCTAATGGCATCAGGGCCGGTTGTTATTATGGCTGCTTCGTTCGGTAATGCTGCTTATGAGAGGCTTCCTTTAGAAGAGGACGATCAAAATCCACTTCCAGTGGCTCCAGGAGGATCTCCTGGGGCTACTGGAGGACacggacaacaacaacaattactaGCAGACGGATCGATACTTCATGTAATGCCACCAAACCTTCTTAACTCCATCCAGTTACCCCCTGAGGGCTATTGGGCAACTGGCCGACCTCCTTTCTAA